Proteins from a single region of Apium graveolens cultivar Ventura chromosome 7, ASM990537v1, whole genome shotgun sequence:
- the LOC141673381 gene encoding uncharacterized protein LOC141673381 yields MDANHPNFTAGPRNIRLGLAADGINPYRSMNRSHSSWPIILVNYNLPPWLIMKPENLILSTLVPGPVYPGNDIDVYMQPLITELKKLREVGLQTDDAYADETFMLRSSLLWTISDFPGYAILSGWSTKGKLGCPNCHYCTSSLYLKHSRKVCYMNHKKFLPPDHKHRFDTRRFNGKVETEVCPPPLSGKDIEELLHGYENYFGKRDAKKRKRGIDYPFKKKSIFFQLPYWRDNLIRHNLDVMHIEKNICDKIIGTLLNMGGKTKDHISARKDLQEMGIRKVLHPIKIGDSNRYEIRATTFDMTKKEKESFCTSFMDAKLPHGTASNISRCVNIAERKIFGYKSHDAHFILQYLLKFAAVKNLKPEVTIPLVRLGVFFRGICGKVLELEEVHKLQEEVIEIHCQLEINFPPAFFDIMVHLPVHLCKEVEFGGPVHLRWMFGIERYLGKLKSYVRNRSKPEGSIEEGYLAEECVTFYSSFLTNSRKREIEKNINVGYPIGSRRNKDGKSVYLAEYVWINAHRYILFNSGNYKIEKLIEEHHILYDNEAKTKKYKKERTHTLEFHNWLKAKVEKRTENKLELSNLARGPQRAAKKFSGYVINGFRFHTRKRDTNCTPQNSGVILTVLTTSFASSKDQNPTVGDVIYYGAIEEIIEVDYWGAFTVVLFRCIWYQKDKGCFGCTRVNFSKLCQKDDPFVLATHVQLVFYIQDCTEKNLWFVVKKLPKEHNGIDEETDDMLEDLCGPTMHDTELEYPFQKQTDDMTWHRDDIPNENVSCGEEEEDHDDDHDE; encoded by the exons ATGGATGCTAACCATCCAAATTTTACAGCGGGCCCTCGAAATATCAGGTTAGGTTTAGCGGCAGATGGGATTAATCCTTATCGATCGATGAATAGAAGTCACAGCTCTTGGCCAATTATTCTAGTGAATTATAATCTTCCTCCTTGGTTGATTATGAAACCTGAAAACTTAATTCTCTCGACACTAGTCCCTGGACCCGTGTACCCTGGTAATGATATTGATGTATATATGCAGCCACTCATCACTGAGTTGAAAAAATTAAGGGAAGTAGGTTTACAAACCGACGATGCCTATGCTGATGAAACATTCATGTTACGTTCGAGTCTTCTCTGGACCATTAGTGATTTTCCAGGGTATGCCATTTTATCGGGTTGGAGCACGAAGGGTAAGTTAGGTTGTCCGAATTGCCATTACTGTACATCTTCATTGTATTTGAAGCATAGCCGTAAAGTCTGCTATATGAACCACAAAAAATTTCTACCTCCTGACCACAAGCATAGGTTTGATACTAGAAGATTTAATGGTAAGGTTGAAACTGAAGTTTGCCCCCCTCCACTATCTGGAAAGGATATTGAAGAATTATTGCACGGATATGAAAATTATTTTGGGAAACGAGATGCAAAGAAGAGGAAAAGGGGTATAGATTATCCATTTAAAAAGAAGTCTATATTCTTTCAATTACCATATTGGAGAGATAATTTAATTAGACATAATCTAGATGTCATGCatatagaaaaaaatatatgtgaTAAAATAATAGGGACTTTGTTGAATATGGGTGGCAAGACGAAAGACCATATCAGTGCCCGAAAAGATTTGCAGGAAATGGGTATTCGAAAGGTTCTTCATCCCATTAAAATTGGAGATAGCAATCGCTATGAAATCAGGGCAACAACTTTTGACATGacgaaaaaagaaaaagaaagctTTTGTACATCATTCATGGACGCTAAGTTGCCCCACGGAACTGCATCTAATATTAGTCGATGTGTAAATATAGCTGAACGAAAGATATTCGGGTATAAAAGTCATGATGCGCACTTTATACTCCAGTATCTACTAAAATTTGCTGCTGTAAAGAACTTAAAACCAGAGGTCACAATACCTTTAGTCAGATTAGGTGTATTTTTCCGGGGGATATGCGGAAAAGTGTTGGAGCTGGAAGAAGTTCATAAGTTGCAGGAGGAAGTTATTGAAATACACTGCCAATTAGAAATTAACTTCCCGCCTGCATTTTTTGACATCATGGTTCACCTTCCAGTCCACTTATGTAAGGAAGTGGAATTTGGGGGACCGGTGCATCTAAGATGGATGTTTGGTATTGAGAGATATCTAGGTAAATTGAAGTCATATGTCCGAAATAGAAGTAAACCAGAAGGGTCTATAGAAGAAGGGTACCTGGCAGAAGAATGCGTGACATTTTATTCCAGTTTTTTAACTAATAGTAGAAAAAGAGAGATTGAGAAGAACATAAATGTTGGATACCCCATTGGTTCGAGGAGAAACAAAGATGGAAAGTCTGTCTACTTGGCGGAATATGTTTGGATTAATGCTCATCGGTACATATTATTCAACAGTGGAAATTACAAGATTGAGAAGCTTATTGA GGAACATCATATTTTATATGATAATGAAGCAAAGACAAAGAAATACAAAAAAGAAAGAACACATACTCTAGAATTTCATAACTGGTTAAAGGCTAAGGTTGAGAAAAGAACTGAAAATAAATTGGAATTGTCAAATTTGGCAAGGGGGCCTCAACGAGCAGCGAAAAAATTTAGTGGCTATGTCATAAATGGATTCAGATTTCACACCAGGAAAAGGGATACCAACTGTACTCCACAAAATAGCGGTGTCATCTTGACAGTTCTAACCACCAGTTTTGCGAGTTCGAAGGATCAAAATCCAACAGTTGGGGATGTTATTTACTACGGAGCAATTGAAGAGATTATTGAAGTAGATTATTGGGGTGCATTTACGGTTGTTTTGTTTAGGTGCATTTGGTATCAAAAGGATAAGGGCTGCTTTGGGTGCACACGTGTCAATTTCAGTAAATTATGTCAAAAGGATGATCCATTTGTACTAGCTACACACGTACAACTGGTATTCTACATTCAAGATTGTACCGAAAAGAACTTGTGGTTTGTTGTTAAGAAACTACCGAAAGAGCACAATGGAATAGACGAGGAAACTGATGATATGCTTGAAGATCTTTGCGGACCTACCATGCACGATACTGAACTTGAATACCCATTTCAGAAACAAACTGATGATATGACTTGGCATAGGGATGACATCCCGAATGAAAATGTGTCATGCGGTGAAGAGGAAGAAGATCATGATGATGACCATGACGAATGA